The stretch of DNA TCTTGGTAGAACTTTTAATTTATAAACAAATATGAAATATAAAATTGCAGTTGTGGGAGCAACGGGAAATGTTGGCAGAGAGATATTGAGAACTCTTGCGGAATCTTCCATCCCCATTAGGGAAGTGATGGCATTTGCATCCGAACGTTCGGTTGGTAAAGAAGTTAGCTATGGCAATTATGATATAGAAGTTAAGCCATTTAAGGGGTTTAGCTTTGATGGCGTAGATATTGCATTCTTTGCAACTGATTCTGACATATCAAAAGAATATGTGCCTCTTGCCAGCAAGAAAGCAAAGTTTGTTGTGGATCTTTCTTCATATTTCAGAATGCATAAAGATATCCCACTTATTGTGCCTGAAGTAAACCCGGAAGCTTTGGAATTAGCAAAAAAAAGTAAAATTATATCAACACCAAACTGCATAGTCATACCATTAGTAATGGCTTTAAAAAAACTTGATGATTACGCAGAAGTTTCAAGAGTGGTTGTTTCCACATATCAATCAGTTTCAGGTGCTGGGAAAAAAGCCATGGAGAATTTATACTCGCAGACAAAAAGCAAAATATTTGACGTATTTGCAGAGCCAGGAGCACAGGAAACAATAGCCTTTAACATAATCCCTAGAATTGACGATTTAACCCAGAATGGTTACACAAAAGAAGAGATTAAGGTAATTGTTGAAACGCAAAAAATCTTGTCTAACGATATAGAAATAAGCCCAACATGCGTTAGAATACCTGTGTTTGTAGGGCATAGCATCTCTGCAAACGTTGAATTTGTTAAAAATATCTCTGCCGAAACGGCATACGACATATTAAGCAATGCAGAAGGGATAACCACCGACAAAGAGCACCATTTGCCTTACTTTACTCCCCTTGACTGCGTTGGAAAAAAAGACGTTTTAGTGTCACGAATTAGACAAGACACGGCAAAAAATATTTTGAATTTATGGATAGTATCTGATAACCTGAGAAAAGGTGCTGCGTTGAACGCTGTACAGGCCGCAGAAAAATATATAGAACAATACCTATGATTAAAGTACCACTGGCGTTTTGCATCCAACTGTGTATGTTCTTCAGCGTTCTAAACACAGTTGCTGCTGAGACGACAGAGGATGTTTTAGAAAAATTTAGAGTTACACGAGAGAGCATCAAAGCTGAGCAGAAAACTTTAGAAACCTCAGGGAATCCACAAAGACGCTCATTAACAAGAGGGGATGTTGAACAATTCATCGCAGAAAAAAGAAAACTGAATCAGACGATTGATTTAACCGGGGCTCTAGGCACAAACTTAAGTGGACTTGATCTGTCCGGGATTGATTTTTCTGATGCGATAATGCACAGAGTAGACTTAACAAAGTCTAAATTAGATGGATGTAAGTTTGTCAACACATTCATAGAAAAGGCTATATTTGTAGAAACATCTTTAAAGGGCGCAAAATTTGTGAATTGCGAAATAGGCGGAGCGGATTTTACAAAAGCAGATTTACAAGACAGCTACTTCGAGAATGATTTCTCAGAGAATGCTATATTTAACTCCACTAATCTTTCAAACAGCACAATAATAAGCTCAGATTACACAAATTCTTTTTTTGATAAAACAAATTTTACGAAATCAAGAATCACCAATTCTAAATTTAAATCCTCCATCTTCAGTAATTTAAAGAACTCTAATGTATACTGGGAATCAAGTAATTTTGCCCATAGTCAATTTATCAACACGACTTTTAACAACAGTGTATTAAAAGCCATTTATTGTGGGCATTGCAAAATTGATTCCGCCAACTTTAATGACTCTGTGGTATTCGCTTGTAATTTTCAACAAGCAAAAATGGCGAACCTAGCAATGGATAACGTCCAGGCGGAGGCCATGAACTTTAGTAACGTCACAGCAAATTCGATTAGCTTTACAAACAGTGACCTTAAGTTTGCACTTTTTGCAGAGAGCATGATACAAAACGCAAAATTTATACTATGCGGCTTGGTTAAAGCTAATTTCAGCAAAAGTACAATAAAAAAGGGCAATTTTAGTTCAGTCAACCTGAAAAATTCTAATTTTTATAACACCATGCTGAGTGATGTGCAGATAAATAATGC from Candidatus Bandiella woodruffii encodes:
- a CDS encoding aspartate-semialdehyde dehydrogenase codes for the protein MKYKIAVVGATGNVGREILRTLAESSIPIREVMAFASERSVGKEVSYGNYDIEVKPFKGFSFDGVDIAFFATDSDISKEYVPLASKKAKFVVDLSSYFRMHKDIPLIVPEVNPEALELAKKSKIISTPNCIVIPLVMALKKLDDYAEVSRVVVSTYQSVSGAGKKAMENLYSQTKSKIFDVFAEPGAQETIAFNIIPRIDDLTQNGYTKEEIKVIVETQKILSNDIEISPTCVRIPVFVGHSISANVEFVKNISAETAYDILSNAEGITTDKEHHLPYFTPLDCVGKKDVLVSRIRQDTAKNILNLWIVSDNLRKGAALNAVQAAEKYIEQYL
- a CDS encoding pentapeptide repeat-containing protein, encoding MIKVPLAFCIQLCMFFSVLNTVAAETTEDVLEKFRVTRESIKAEQKTLETSGNPQRRSLTRGDVEQFIAEKRKLNQTIDLTGALGTNLSGLDLSGIDFSDAIMHRVDLTKSKLDGCKFVNTFIEKAIFVETSLKGAKFVNCEIGGADFTKADLQDSYFENDFSENAIFNSTNLSNSTIISSDYTNSFFDKTNFTKSRITNSKFKSSIFSNLKNSNVYWESSNFAHSQFINTTFNNSVLKAIYCGHCKIDSANFNDSVVFACNFQQAKMANLAMDNVQAEAMNFSNVTANSISFTNSDLKFALFAESMIQNAKFILCGLVKANFSKSTIKKGNFSSVNLKNSNFYNTMLSDVQINNAYLFAINFAKSTLDGVQINWSNLKAANFTKSDAKSIKVNNSLMDSELPSN